DNA from Streptomyces sp. Edi4:
GGTCGATGCCGGTGACTTCCTCGGTGGCCGGGTGCTCGACCTGGAGACGGGTGTTGACCTCAAGGAAGGAGATCGTGCCGTCCGCGCCGACCAAAAACTCCACCGTGCCCGCGCCGACGTACCCGGCCTCGCGCAGGATCGCCTTGGACGCGGCGTACAGCTGCGCGTTCTGCGCCTCGCTCAGAAACGGTGCCGGGGCCTCCTCGACCAGTTTCTGGTGGCGGCGCTGGAGCGAGCAGTCCCGGGTGGACACGACGACCACGTTGCCATGGGTGTCGGCCAGGCACTGCGTCTCCACGTGCCGGGGCTTGTCGAGGTAGCGCTCCACGAAGCACTCCCCCCGCCCGAACGCCGCGACCGCCTCACGCACCGCGGAGTCGTACAGCTCGGGGACCTCCTCCAGGGTGCGGGCGACCTTCAGGCCGCGTCCGCCACCGCCGAAGGCCGCTTTGATCGCGATGGGCAGGCCGTGTTCGCGGGCGAACGCGACGACCTCGTCCGAGCCCGATACGGGGTCGGGGGTGCCCGCGACCAGAGGCGCGCCGGCGCGCTGGGCGATGTGACGGGCCGCGACCTTGTCCCCCAGGTCGCGGATGGCCTGCGGGGGCGGGCCGATCCAGGTCAGGCCCGCGTCCAGGACCGCCTGGGCGAACTCGGCGTTCTCGGAAAGGAATCCGTATCCCGGATGGACCGCGTCGGCCCCCGAGTCGGCCGCGGCCGCGAGCACCTTGGCGATGTCGAGATAACTGGCCGCCGGGGTGTCACCGCCCAGGGCGAATGCCTCGTCCGCTGCCCGGACATGCAGAGCGTCCCGGTCCGGATCGGCGTAAACGGCAACGCTCGCGATCCCGGCATCCCGGCAGGCCCGGGCAACACGGACAGCGATTTCGCCTCGGTTGGCGATGAGCACCTTGCGCACGATGGCTCCCTCCTTGAAACAAGCTGAGTTTAGGGAAGCCGCACACTGGCATACGACCCGTCCCCAATGGTGAGCTTGCCCACACGGAGTGTGATCCGAGGCACGCTCAAGTCGCGAAATCCCTTGTCGAACCACGGTACGCCGGGCTCCCGTACCGCACAGTAGCGGTGAGGTGTGGTCAAGGTCTCTGTCTCGGGCCCCAGCAG
Protein-coding regions in this window:
- a CDS encoding biotin carboxylase N-terminal domain-containing protein produces the protein MRKVLIANRGEIAVRVARACRDAGIASVAVYADPDRDALHVRAADEAFALGGDTPAASYLDIAKVLAAAADSGADAVHPGYGFLSENAEFAQAVLDAGLTWIGPPPQAIRDLGDKVAARHIAQRAGAPLVAGTPDPVSGSDEVVAFAREHGLPIAIKAAFGGGGRGLKVARTLEEVPELYDSAVREAVAAFGRGECFVERYLDKPRHVETQCLADTHGNVVVVSTRDCSLQRRHQKLVEEAPAPFLSEAQNAQLYAASKAILREAGYVGAGTVEFLVGADGTISFLEVNTRLQVEHPATEEVTGIDLVREMFRIADGEELGYGDPVMRGHSLEFRINGEDPGRGFLPAPGTVTLFAPPSGPGVRLDAGVESGSVIGPAWDSLLAKLIVTGATREQALQRAARALAEFTVEGMATAIPFHRKVVADPAFTADPFTIHTRWIETEFVNDIPAFTATADTQGDEEPGRETVVVEVGGKRLEVSLPSSLGMTLARTAAAGGAKPKRRAAKKAGSAASGDTLASPMQGTIVKVAVEEGQEVKEGDLVVVLEAMKMEQPLNAHRAGTVKGLAAQVGASVSSGATICEIKD